The DNA window CGGGTCGGTGGCGCTGCGGCTTGCTGTGCTGGCGGTGGTGGCGGCGTTGTGCCGTACCGGTCCGCTGCTGATCGCGGTGGATGACGTGCCCGAGCAGGATCCGGCGGTCGTCGGGCTGCTGGCGTTCGTGGTGCGGCGGCTGCGCGGTGAGCGTCTGCTGGTGATGTTCACCGGGCGGGGGCCGGGCGTGTTCGAGCCGGTCGCCGGGGACGCGACGGTTCACGCGGTGGCCCCGCTGAGCCCGGTTGCCGCGGCCGGGCTGCTCGACGGGCTGCCGTCGGTGCCGGTCGGTCCGGTCCGCGCGGCGATTCTGCGGTACGGCGGCGGCAACCCCCTGGGCCTGACCACGCTCGCCGGAGCAGCGGTGAACGAGGGCCGGCGACCGGACTTCCGGATCGAGGGGAGCGGCCTGCTGGCCCGTACCTTTGCTCCTGAGTTTGCCGGGCTCCCGGCGCGCACCCGCACGGTGCTGCTGTTCGCCGCCGCCGCGCAGGACGACGCGGCGGCGAGCGTGCTGCGGGCGGCCGGGGCCGGGCTCGCCGACTTCCGGCCCGCCGAGGACGCCGGGTTGGTGTCGGTCATCGCGGGCCGGTTCACGTTCCGGCATCCGCTGGCCGAGGCGGTCTGCTACTTCACCGCCCCGATGCACGAACGCGACACCGCGCATGCCCGGCTGGCGGCACTGCTGCCGCTGGACAGCCCGGCACGGGACTGGCACCTGGCCCAGCTCTCCACCGGCGCGATCACCGCGGGGGCGCTGGAGCGGGCCGCCGGCGTGGCCACGGCCGCCGGTCGCGGTCTGGAGGCAGCCGCACTGCTGCAACGCGCAGCCGACGCCGGCGCGAGCGGAGTCGTGGTGCCCCGGCGCGCGGGCGAGGCCGGCGCGAGCGGCGTCGTGGTGCCCCGACGCGCGGCTGAGGCCGGCGCGAGCGGCGTCGTGGTGCCCCGACGCACGGGCGACGCCGGGGCCGACGGTTCCGCGACGCTGCGGAGTGCGGGTGGCGCCGCTGCGCGGGAGGCGGCTCGGCTCTACGGGCGGGCCGCGGCTGAAGCCGACCGGTGCGGCGATCTGCGCTGGTCGCACGAGTTGTGGAACCGGGTCACCGACCTGACCGACGACCCGGCAGTGCTGGCGGCCGCCCTCACCGGGATCGGGAACCGGCTGATGTGGCAGCCCGCCGCCCCGACCGTCACCCTCGTCGAAGGGCTGCTCGCCGCGGGCCTCGACGACCGTCACCTGGTCCGGGCGATGCTGGCGGTGGCGGCGCGGGCCGTGTTCACCGACGGCGACCCGGCCATCGTCGCCCGCCTGCGGAATCTCGTCGCCCGTGCCACCCCGATCGCTGCCGCGCCAGATCCGGGCGGGCTGCCCGCCGAGGCTGCCGATCCGGGCGCGCCGCCCGCCGCCGGCGACACCGTCGACGTGCACCTGGCGCTGGCCCTGGCCGTCGCCGACCCGGCCGGGTGGGCCGCCCAGCACGGGCCTCTCCGCCTCTCCCCGCTGCTGCAGCCGCTGTCCGGCCCCGCCGAACGGGTCCGGCTGCTGTCGATCGCCGGGGCGGCCTGGGTGTCCGACGACATCGAGATCGCGATCGACCACTACCGCCGGGCGCTGGCGGTGGTCCGGGCCGACGGCTCGATCGGCGTGCACGGCACCGCGGTCGTGGCGACCAGCGAGGTGCTGTTCGACATGGGTCTGTTCGAGGAGGCGGCGACGCTGCTCGACGCCGCCGAGGACACGGTGGGCGGTGACCCGGCCGGCCCGGTGCGGCGGGCGATCCTGGCGCAGCGGGCATCGTCACTGATCCGCCGCGGTGACGCGGGACGGGCCCGCCCTCTGCTGGCGGCGGCGGGCGATCCGGGCGCCGCGGGCAACCGGTTCGTCAGGTACCTGCTGTTGCGGGCGTCGGCCCAGCTCGCCGCGTCGGAGGGGGACGCGCTCACGGCGTACACCAATCTGGTCGGTGTTTTTCAGCATGACCACTATCTGCTCTCGCAGCGCTCGGTGATCGAGCTGGCCGGGTTGGCGATCGATGCGGGAACCGGCGAGCAGGCGCTGGCGTTGCTGCTCGCCGCGCGGGAACGGGCCGGGCATCCGACCGCGCGGCGGCGGTGGTCCTGGGACGTGGCGATCGACCTGCTGCGGCTGCACACCGGTGACCCGTCGGCGGAATCCCGGTTGCGGGAGGCGCTGGCCGCAGCCGGGGCGCAGTGGCCCTACGAGTACGCCGTGACCGAGTTGCGTCTGGCGCAGGCGTTGAGTGCCCAGCGCCGGCGGTCCGAGGCGCGACCGTTTCTGATCTCAGCGCTCGACGTGTTCGTGCGGATCGGCGCGGCACGCGAGGCCGCGCTGGCCAGGGAGCGGCTGCGGGCCACCGGGGTTCGCGCGCAGGCCGCCGGCGCCGCTGCCTTCGAGACTCTGACCCCGCAGCACCAGCTGATCGCCAGGCTGGCCGCCGAGGGGCTGTCGAACCGCGCCATCGCGCAGCGGTTCGGTCTGTCGCCGCGGACGATCGGCTGCTATCTGTATCAGATCTACCCGAAGCTGGGCATCGCTCGCCGGGGTCAGCTGCGCGACGTGATCACGCCGTTGTAACCTTCCCGCCGTTCACAGGGAGGCGACGTGCCGCAACACGGTCTGCTCGGCCGGGTCGAGCAGCGACGACAGCTGGCGGCTGCCCTCGATCCGGCTCGGCGCGCTCCCGCGGCGGTCGCGGTGGTGGCGCCGCGCGGCCGCGGAACGACGACGCTGCTCACCGAGGCCGCCGCGCTCGGCGCGGACCGCGGGTTCCGGGTGCTGATCGCCGCCGGCCACCTCGACGAACGTGACCTGCCCGGCGCCGGCCTGCACCAGCTGCTGCGGCCGTTGCGGGGCCTGCTCGCCCGGCTGCCCGAACGGGACCGGCCCGCCGCCACCGCCGCGGTGACCCTGCAGACCGAGGATCCCGGTACGTTGCGTGACGGCGCCCGTGCGCTGCTGCTCGCCGCCGCCCCGGTCCTGGCGGTCGTCGACGATCTGCACCTCGCCGATGATCTCTCCGCCGCGGTGCTCCGTGCCCTGATGACCGAACCGCGGATGCCCGTGACGCTCCTGGCGGGCGCGCGCTCAGGGTCGTCGCTGCCGCCCGGCACGACGCTCATCAGCCTTCCCCCGCTGACCGATTCTGACGCCGCGACCCTGCTCGCCCGCCAACCCGCCGTGCCGCGGGGCCGCGCCCGCCTGGAGATCCTGCGGCGGGCCGCCGGCAACCCGCGCGCCATCGTCCAACTGGCCGCCGCGTTCCCCGGCGAGAGCGACATCCTCCGGATGGCGTCCACCAGGACCTTCACGATCAGGCAACGGTACGGGGGAAAGCTCGCCGCCCTGCCCGAGCCGGCTCTGCGGCTGGCCCGTCAGGTCAGCGCCCGCCTCGGCGACGAGGACACGGTCACGGTGCTGACCGCGGCCGGCGCCGGCCCGGGTGACGTGGCCGCCACCGTCGACTCGGGACTGCTCGAACAGCACGGCGCTGACCTGCGCTTCGCCGATCCGCTCGCGGCCATCGCCACGTACACCTCCTGTCCCGCCGCCGACCGCGCCGACCTGCACCGCCGCTTCGCCGCCGCGCTGCCACCCGGCTCTGCGTCACACGCCCTTCACCTGGCCGCCGCGGCCACCGAGCCCAGCGAGCCCCTCGCCGCGATGCTCGACCAGGTCGCTGACCAGGCCCGCAAGGCCGGCCGTCACCACGAGCAGGCCGGCGCGCTGCAACGCGCCGCGGAACTGTCACGGACCCCCGCCGACGCCGCCCGCCGCTACGCCGCCGCCCTGGCCGCCGCGAACCTGACCGGCCAGACCAGCTGGGTCCACGAGCTCTACACAGCTCTGCTCGCCCAGCAGCCCGCTGCGCCGCCGCCGTCCGCGGTGTGCTCGGCAGCGCTCGCCATCTCCCGCACCGGCAGCCAGCGCGAGGCCATGGACCTGCTTCTGGACGGGGTACGCCGCCTGCCCGCGGCCGCCGTGGACACCCTGCTGATCGTCTCGACGGCCGCGCAGATCGCCCAGATCTCCGCGCTTCCCGAGCACCGGGCCACACTGGCGGACCTGATGCGGCGGCTCGACCCGCCGGCGACCGCCGCCGGCGTGCTGGTGCGCCGGGCCATCGCGGTCACCCTCGACCCGTACCGTCCCTGGCCGGCCGCTCCCGTCCCGGAGCCGGAACCGGGGGAGGACCCGACCGGGCGGGCGCTGACACTCGCGTACCTGGCCGACGCCGCCGGTGACGCCCGTGCCGCCGTGCGGCTACGCGAGCAGGCACTCGCCGCGATGCGGGAGCGCGGCACCATCGTCAGCTTCCCGGAGATGTGGCTGCCACTGCTGATGGGGCTCGGTGACCAGGGACGCTATCCCGAGGCGCTCGCGTTGATCGCCGAGGTACGGCAGGTCTGCGCGACCTGTGACCTGCCGCTGCTGGAACTCGAGATCGATGCCGTCGGCTCGCTGATCGCCGCGTTGCGTGACGACGTCACCCGGGCCACCGCCCTCACCGAGCCGCCGTGGGCCCGGGCCTACCTGCACGAGAACCGTCGCCTGCACTACTACCTGTCGATGACGGTCGGGGTGGCGGCGTTCACCGAGGGCGACTACGCGGCCGCGTACCAGCACTATCGGCGACTGTTCGGACCGGACGGCCGCACCCTGTACCCCGACAGCGGCGGCCATGCCCTGCTCGGGCTCACCGTGATCGCGCCCCGCGCCGACCGGAGCGCCGACGCCGCGCGGGTGCTTCCCGCGTACGACGTTCCGCCCACCGTACGGATGCGGCTGCTCATCGACCACGTGCGCGCCGAGCTGATCGGCGGCGATCAGGCCGAGGAGCACTTCCGGCGGTCCCTCGACGATCCGGCCGGCGAGACCTGGGCCCTCGACCGCGCGCTGGCGAGGCTGCACTACGGCGGCTGGCTGCGCCGGCAACGCCGGCCGGTCGACGCCCGCGAGCAGCTGACCGTCGCGTTGCACGCGCTGGAGCAGTTCGGCGCCACGGCGCTGGCCGACATCGCCCGCGCCGAGTTGCAGGCCTCCGGCGGGCCGATCGACGCGCCCGAAGGCCTGAGCC is part of the Actinoplanes missouriensis 431 genome and encodes:
- a CDS encoding helix-turn-helix transcriptional regulator, with the translated sequence MPQHGLLGRVEQRRQLAAALDPARRAPAAVAVVAPRGRGTTTLLTEAAALGADRGFRVLIAAGHLDERDLPGAGLHQLLRPLRGLLARLPERDRPAATAAVTLQTEDPGTLRDGARALLLAAAPVLAVVDDLHLADDLSAAVLRALMTEPRMPVTLLAGARSGSSLPPGTTLISLPPLTDSDAATLLARQPAVPRGRARLEILRRAAGNPRAIVQLAAAFPGESDILRMASTRTFTIRQRYGGKLAALPEPALRLARQVSARLGDEDTVTVLTAAGAGPGDVAATVDSGLLEQHGADLRFADPLAAIATYTSCPAADRADLHRRFAAALPPGSASHALHLAAAATEPSEPLAAMLDQVADQARKAGRHHEQAGALQRAAELSRTPADAARRYAAALAAANLTGQTSWVHELYTALLAQQPAAPPPSAVCSAALAISRTGSQREAMDLLLDGVRRLPAAAVDTLLIVSTAAQIAQISALPEHRATLADLMRRLDPPATAAGVLVRRAIAVTLDPYRPWPAAPVPEPEPGEDPTGRALTLAYLADAAGDARAAVRLREQALAAMRERGTIVSFPEMWLPLLMGLGDQGRYPEALALIAEVRQVCATCDLPLLELEIDAVGSLIAALRDDVTRATALTEPPWARAYLHENRRLHYYLSMTVGVAAFTEGDYAAAYQHYRRLFGPDGRTLYPDSGGHALLGLTVIAPRADRSADAARVLPAYDVPPTVRMRLLIDHVRAELIGGDQAEEHFRRSLDDPAGETWALDRALARLHYGGWLRRQRRPVDAREQLTVALHALEQFGATALADIARAELQASGGPIDAPEGLSRLSPQQRTIVELAARGLRNSEIAAQLQVSPRTVGSHLSHAYQKLGVRSRRELSGLLKG
- a CDS encoding helix-turn-helix transcriptional regulator, whose amino-acid sequence is MRAAVTGVGVEPETGDGCPAGRGAEQGWIRRALREAAGGTRVLVLHGEPGVGKSALITGAVAVARHEGFRTMETAGTPDAAVSALLAAAGQAPAELREPLERWLARERVPPGSAPPGPAVPGSATPQSAMPQSATPQSATPGSVALRLAVLAVVAALCRTGPLLIAVDDVPEQDPAVVGLLAFVVRRLRGERLLVMFTGRGPGVFEPVAGDATVHAVAPLSPVAAAGLLDGLPSVPVGPVRAAILRYGGGNPLGLTTLAGAAVNEGRRPDFRIEGSGLLARTFAPEFAGLPARTRTVLLFAAAAQDDAAASVLRAAGAGLADFRPAEDAGLVSVIAGRFTFRHPLAEAVCYFTAPMHERDTAHARLAALLPLDSPARDWHLAQLSTGAITAGALERAAGVATAAGRGLEAAALLQRAADAGASGVVVPRRAGEAGASGVVVPRRAAEAGASGVVVPRRTGDAGADGSATLRSAGGAAAREAARLYGRAAAEADRCGDLRWSHELWNRVTDLTDDPAVLAAALTGIGNRLMWQPAAPTVTLVEGLLAAGLDDRHLVRAMLAVAARAVFTDGDPAIVARLRNLVARATPIAAAPDPGGLPAEAADPGAPPAAGDTVDVHLALALAVADPAGWAAQHGPLRLSPLLQPLSGPAERVRLLSIAGAAWVSDDIEIAIDHYRRALAVVRADGSIGVHGTAVVATSEVLFDMGLFEEAATLLDAAEDTVGGDPAGPVRRAILAQRASSLIRRGDAGRARPLLAAAGDPGAAGNRFVRYLLLRASAQLAASEGDALTAYTNLVGVFQHDHYLLSQRSVIELAGLAIDAGTGEQALALLLAARERAGHPTARRRWSWDVAIDLLRLHTGDPSAESRLREALAAAGAQWPYEYAVTELRLAQALSAQRRRSEARPFLISALDVFVRIGAAREAALARERLRATGVRAQAAGAAAFETLTPQHQLIARLAAEGLSNRAIAQRFGLSPRTIGCYLYQIYPKLGIARRGQLRDVITPL